From a region of the Suncus etruscus isolate mSunEtr1 chromosome 11, mSunEtr1.pri.cur, whole genome shotgun sequence genome:
- the LOC126023024 gene encoding olfactory receptor 6C4-like: MIAMRNQSFLKEFILLGLTDIPQIQPVIFMLLFLTYIFSIIGNLTIIILTLLDSHLHTPMYFFLRNFSFLEIAFTSTFTPRLLFSMSTGNKSITYAGCLTQCFFAILFGATEFFLLTAMSYDWYVAICKPLHYTSIMNNRVCIQLVLCSWLSGFLIILVPIILASQLNFCTSNILNHYYCDYGPLFEISCSDTRLLETMDFILAIVTLFVTLVLVIISYTNIIWTIVKIPSAQQRKKAFSTCSSHMVVISLSYGSCIFMYVKPSAKEGVSFNKSVAVLNTSVAPLLNPFIL, from the coding sequence ATGATAGCAATGAGAAATCAAAGCTTTCTGAAGGAATTCATTCTTCTGGGACTTACAGACATACCTCAGATTCAACCTGTAATCTTCATGCTTCTCTTCCTCACCTACATATTCAGCATCATAGGCAACCTGACCATCATCATCCTCACACTACTGGACTCTCACCTCCACactcccatgtacttcttcctccgGAATTTCTCCTTCTTAGAAATTGCCTTTACATCCACTTTTACTCCAAGACTGCTCTTCAGCATGTCCACTGGAAACAAGAGCATTACCTATGCTGGATGCCTTACTCAGTGTTTCTTTGCCATATTATTTGGGGCAACAGAATTTTTCCTTCTGACTGCCATGTCCTATGACTGGTATGTGGCCATTTGCAAACCTCTTCATTACACATCTATCATGAACAACAGAGTTTGCATCCAGCTGGTCCTCTGCTCTTGGCTAAGTGGATTTCTAATCATACTGGTCCCAATCATCCTCGCCAGTCAACTAAATTTCTGCACTTCCAACATACTGAACCATTATTATTGTGACTATGGACCCCTCTTCGAAATCTCTTGTTCTGACACAAGACTTTTAGAGACAATGGACTTTATCTTGGCAATTGTGACCTTGTTTGTCACCCTAGTGCTAGTGATTATCTCCTACACAAACATCATATGGACTATTGTAAAAATTCCTTCTGCCCAGCAAAGGAAAAAGGCATTTTCCACATGTTCTTCCCACATGGTTGTCATCTCCCTCTCCTATGGCAGTTGTATCTTCATGTATGTAAAACCTTCAGCCAAAGAAGGTGTATCCTTCAATAAGAGTGTTGCTGTGCTCAATACGTCTGTTGCCCCTTTACTGAACCCATTCATTCTCtaa
- the LOC126022986 gene encoding olfactory receptor 2AP1-like, which translates to MIAMRNQSFLKEFILLGLTDIPQIQPVIFMLLFLTYIFSIIGNLTIIILTLLDSHLHTPMYFFLRNFSFIEISFTTTFTPRLLYSISTGNKSISFTECLTQYFFAIFLGATEFFLLTAMSYDRYVAICKPLHYTTIMNNRVCIQLVLCSWLSAFLIILVPIIFTSQLKFCASNMLNHYYCDYGPLLEISCSDTRLLEIVDFILAFLTLFVTLVLVIISYTNIIWTIVKIPSAQQRKKAFSTCSSHMVVISLSYGSCIFMYIKPSAKEGVAFNKSVAVLNTSVAPLLNPFIYTLRNKQVKQALNDVVRKIINHQ; encoded by the coding sequence ATGATAGCAATGAGAAATCAAAGCTTTCTGAAGGAATTCATTCTTCTGGGACTTACAGACATACCACAGATTCAACCTGTAATCTTCATGCTTCTCTTCCTCACCTACATATTCAGCATCATAGGCAACCTGACCATCATCATCCTCACACTACTGGACTCCCACCTCCACactcccatgtacttcttcctccgGAACTTTTCCTTCATAGAAATTTCCTTTACAACCACTTTTACTCCAAGACTGCTCTACAGCATTTCAACTGGAAACAAGAGCATTAGCTTTACTGAATGCCTTACTCAGTATTTCTTCGCCATATTCTTAGGGGCAACAGAATTTTTCCTTCTGACTGCCATGTCCTATGACCGGTATGTGGCCATTTGCAAACCTCTGCATTACACAACTATCATGAACAACAGAGTCTGCATCCAGCTGGTCCTCTGCTCTTGGCTAAGTGCATTTCTAATCATACTGGTCCCAATCATCTTCACCAGTCAACTGAAATTTTGTGCTTCCAACATGCTAAATCATTATTATTGTGACTATGGACCCCTCCTTGAAATATCTTGTTCTGACACAAGACTTTTAGAGATAGTTGACTTTATCTTGGCATTTCTAACCTTGTTTGTCACCCTAGTGCTAGTGATTATCTCCTACACAAACATCATATGGACTATTGTAAAAATTCCTTCTGCCCAGCAAAGGAAAAAAGCATTTTCCACATGTTCTTCCCACATGGTTGTCATCTCCCTCTCCTATGGCAGTTGTATCTTCATGTATATAAAACCTTCGGCCAAAGAAGGTGTAGCCTTCAATAAGAGTGTTGCTGTGCTCAATACGTCTGTTGCCCCTTTACTGAACCCATTCATTTATACTCtaagaaataaacaagtaaaacaagCATTGAATGATGTTGTCAGAAAGATTATCAATCATCAATGA